In Vigna angularis cultivar LongXiaoDou No.4 chromosome 8, ASM1680809v1, whole genome shotgun sequence, the DNA window TCATAAACAGTAATGACTACAATACTAATCACACATaccttttaatataaaagtattattcttaatcaaattttgtttgatttattttatcataaaaatatgctttattttatataatatatatatatatatatatatatatattataaacataatatatgtCATACAAAATTAATGTGTGAATTCCTCAAACGTTAGTACCAGAAAAGTTGTAAATCATCGTGGAAAAATACTATAAcacttttagaaataaaatatcttagagaATATATATTTCGTTATATTTTATCATGGATAAGTAtgaacaagttttttttaagaatattctTGTGAAAAAAATAGGAAttagattttaagaaaaatattaataccaTATCCACGAAAGATAAGTAGACAAGTGATAAATTATGAAGTTAATTGCCATATATTACTCTGTGagatcaaattaatttttcttttaatttttttccatcAACAAACCATTTGTGATATACATTAATTCAAGAAACAATTTTAGTATCAATATCTACCCtaagtttgaaaataaataaaaaataaaaaatataataagagcCTCAGAATATTAAGAGCTAAAATGTTTATACCAACCTGATGATAAAACATGagattgttttaatattttatttggaaatCATCCTAAATTTTCCTAACAACATCAAATTAATTTCGCACAATTTAGAATTTCATAAAGTTTTCACAAAGAAAACActtaattttctataaaaattcACATGTATTTTCCTTATATTATGGGAGAACATTTTATGGAGTGAACCCAAGAAAATCCtttaaatttcacattaataTTTGATATTCACTTATAACTAATTTCCAACTACCTTTAATTCTCATTGTATCAATAATTATttcacatatttaattaaagagacaaaaagtaaaaaataaaactagaaaTTCGATCCACTTCCTCATGATTATAtcactttaaaagaaaaaatatatacaaatatatacaaattttaaaaaattatattaaatagtttatgcaaaatattatatgcataaattattaattttaatttacaggatattaaaaaaaaagccaAGTAAAAATCAAACCACTAAAACATACCTGTCAAACTGAAAACGaagacaaatttatatttatattttgaaaacttgaCCATTATAATGTGATACTAATTTGGAACAATAATGTAATAAGAAAAGTCAAGGAATATAGTTTTATTAGCATGTGAATTATTACAAAGTTTTAGTACGTGTTCAATTTCTAAAACTTACAGCAATAAGaataatatttctaaaaatagcGTATTacgaaaattaaatttaaaaatatttatttaatatttaaagggGGTTTTGGTAAAGTCTTTTACTTCTAGAAATTAACTAAATAGCTTGAATGATTGTTGACATCAAATTTGTACATGGCAACCAGGTCAAACATAGTACAATTCTAATCCTTTTAATacagatttatttattttttaatatatatttatttatttttaatacagaGTAGTGTGACTTGGAAACACAGAGTCATAAACTGGAATATTCAAAGACAgatagaattaaaatatattttaggaaaataaaattataatagaaaaattagaaaaggaaGCGAAGACCAAATGTGAATTACAGCTTTGGACTCTCCGAAGAACGCAAGGAAGAACGGAGAGTTTCAGAAACTTCAGAAAGGTTTTTGCGTTTTGAGTTACCAAACGCCGTCGTTTAATGGGCGATGACAAATCCTCCATGGCCATCACCACTAGAGACAGAGATCGAGAGCTTCTCATACCCGTCGCCGACACCGCCGTCCCCGCCGCCTCACTTTCCCCCAAGCCACCCTCGTCGTCGTCCGCGCATCATGCTGGACGCGAGGTGATCTCTTTGTTCACTGTTTTTCATTTAGGGTTTTCAATTCGCCACTCGTTTCCCCTTTTTTATGCAATTCGCTCAACCTGGACTGTTTTGAATGTGTTGGGTTGGGGGATTTACTTTAAAGTTTTTACTTTGACTTGAATTGTGCTTTTTTGGGGACGAACCAGTTAGGCATTGAGGAGTTAATAGTGTCTTGTTGAGAGCAGTGTGTGGCTTCAAGAGAATGAAGATTTAAGTGAATGATAGTCCGAGTTTGTTTCATGAATCATCGAATTGTATTCAAACTGAAAAGTGATAGCAAAATTGTAATAAAGTGAAGCCATCTAGTCCTAACTATTACACCTAAGTAGAAAGAAATTTAGGTGCATGTATTGGGTgtaaatattcatttttgttttcgtGGTTTTGAATACCAGAGAAGAGTTATAGGTTGCATAGGATAATTTGCTATACCTTCTTAACTATTTATCTGACAGATTGCTCTTTTTTCCTGTTTCTGTCATTTGTAGACTTTTTTCAAAGTTATTAGAAGCTGGGCATCAAAAAAGTTCATGACAGGATGGTGCGTGATTCTTCTGTCCATCATCTTGATATTTAATCATTGATACATGAGATGTATTGCATTTTCCTACACATGATACTGTTTATGCTTTCTGAATGAATTTGCCTCGTGCATTCTTTGAGATGCTggtttattttcataattttttatcttcacTTTATTTCTACATgcatattttctattttttatgttgtatCGCAAAAGGAAAATTACAGAGCATAATAGTTGATTTCTGAATATGGGGAAGCTCTTCTTTTCTACATTACGGGAGGATATATATTCCTGGTGATATTACAAGAGTCCAAGTGATATCCTTCTTATTGGGaaattttaaatgaatgaaaatcCTGGGTTCTATATTCTGAAGACTGTAAATCTCAAAGTTGCTTACCGGGCACCAGATACTATTATGCACTCTTTTATGACAATTCTCAACACAAGTGCCGCAAAAGTATGTAACAATCTCATTGCTATCTTGTCACTTTATTTGAACTAAAAGGACAACATGATGGAGAAATAATAGGTTTTAAGTCATTAATGATGATTTAATATGGATGCTTGCTCCTAAGAAGAATACGTGTTCTTGTCAGTATACCTCTCACTGCTTGTACATATCTATGGTTTGCTGAATTATGTTTGTTTACCTTATTTGTTTGGATCAGTGGTCGCATTGTCCTTTTCTAATTTCCAAAGTCCTTTGCTTGTCTCACAGTTAGTTCTTTTGCAGTGTCATTCTCTTTCCAATTGCTATCACCTTCTATATAACATGGTGGTTCATTCATTTTGTGGATGGATTTTTCTCTCCTATCTATGCTCAACTTGGAATTGATATTTTTGGTAAGTGATTATGTTTTATGGTATTTCACAATTAACTTTTACTCACGCAAAGATTGTAACAAAGTTCGTTTTTATACatcaacaactttttcttctggCAGGaattgttttaagatttttttttttcacttgagACTGCTAAGATCATGGTTATTAAGTATTCTATTGTATTTGATGCATGTTTAAGTGAATTTATATTCGTAATATTTCTATATTTGTTGTCTTCTATATATTTTGGCCTGGAGTGAGTTGGATTATTTCATTGAGCGGCAAAACctttttgaattgattttattgtttgaaaCTTGTTAACTCTATTTGCTAATATTTGGTCAGGTCTTGGTTTCATAACTTCCATAACTTTCATCTTCTTGGTTGGGGTTTTCATGTCATCATGGTTGGGTGCATCTGTCCTGGGCCTTGGGGAGTGGTTTATCAAGCGAATGCCACTTGTTCGTCATATTTATAATGCCTCCAAGCAGATCAGTGCTGCTATCTCTCCAGGTATGTGTTTGCCAACATGTAACTCTTAATTGGTATGAGTGAAAAATTGGATGAGAACAGTTTATGCTAACATGCATATTGTCACAGATCAAAATACACAAGCCTTCAAAGAAGTAGCTATCATACGGCATCCACGTATTGGAGAATATGCATTTGGATTCATCACCTCATCTGTTACTCTTCAGGTCTCTGAAACTTCGATGTTTAGAGTATTTTAAGTTAAGAGCATTTACTAGCATCATTTCTTGAGTCTGAGTTTGATTATAATTCCCTGGTGTCACTTAGTGCTATTCCTTGTCTATGATCCCATTATTATGatgttatttgatatttaatttagcattttttgtgttctttttcAATCATTGTGTATCTTAATACTGTACATACAATAAGCTAGGGAAAATTTCATTATTGGTAAGCAGATGATGCTTCATGTTTGATGAAACTGGTTCATGGTCAATTCATGATGATATCTGTGTTTACAAAGATTTTACAcagtattaattaaatatttgttttacaGAACTATTCT includes these proteins:
- the LOC108345724 gene encoding protein LIKE COV 1, yielding MGDDKSSMAITTRDRDRELLIPVADTAVPAASLSPKPPSSSSAHHAGRETFFKVIRSWASKKFMTGCVILFPIAITFYITWWFIHFVDGFFSPIYAQLGIDIFGLGFITSITFIFLVGVFMSSWLGASVLGLGEWFIKRMPLVRHIYNASKQISAAISPDQNTQAFKEVAIIRHPRIGEYAFGFITSSVTLQNYSGDEELYCVYVPTNHLYIGDIFLVNSKDVIRPNLSVREGIEIVVSGGMSMPQILSTVDSRIIPGEISRINRS